ACGGTGTGGAGCATCAAGGCGAAGGCCTTAGTAAACACGATCTGGGGTGCTGTTCAAGAGACCGCCTCCTACAGCGCCCTTTACCCCTTCGCGGTGTTCGGAACCAGCGGACTGGACTTCAACGGGCAAAACCCCAATACCGTCGGTGCCTATAGCGACACAAGCACCTCGTCGAGCACGAACCCAGACTCGTCTTCAGCCGACTGCACGGGAGGTGTCGGAACCTCTTGCGTGCAAGTCGGAAGCAATGGTCCCATCAAGTGCGCTGGCGGTCTTGGCGGCAACGTCAGCGAGGTGTACTACACGGGCGGTGGAGGAGCGAGCCAGTGTGCGAATCCTGTCCCCAACGGTTCGAAGTACACCGGGGTGAGTCCTCCGACAGCACCTACGTCGGGATCCCCGTTGACTTGTCCCGGGCTTGCCACCACGGATTCGTTCGGGGACGCCATCAACGAACTGGGCTCCGGCTACGCGGGAGCGCCGTCTTCAATCGGTGCGGTAGGCACGACCAGCACCTATTACTGCCAGAACACCGCGATCGCCATCAGCGGAAACCTGTCGGTTCAGGGAACGGTCCTGCTGTACATCATTCTCGATCCGAGCACCGACAACACCTTCATCAACAATGGACTCCAGACCCTCTACATCGCGGGCGGCTCGGAGGTGAACACCACATTTGACGGCACCACGGGGCCACCTCCGAGCGGAACCACCCTCCCGGTTGCTCAGGCGCTGCAGATCCTGAGCAACAGCACCGGAACGGTTGGAAACGCCAATGGAGGCGGCACCAGTGGGCCCTACACGTTCGGAGGAGTTCTGTACGCGCCGACTGCCAACCTTGTCGGCGACGGCTGCAAGAGCGCTTACTACGGATCGCTCACCATCAACACGCTCACCTGCAATGGCGGACCCCACCTGCAGGTGTACTACGACACTGCATTGAAGGACGTGCTCGGTCCGCCCGCCATCTCCGGCTATTCCCAGATCAATCCGAGCTCGGTGTCCATTCCCTGACAGTGCCGAGCAAGCCGCATCCCTCCCAGGCAGCGAGGGCGGATCCCCTTGCCAAGTAGGATTTTCGTGTGCTGCGCTTCCTGACCGCCGGCGAATCCCACGGCCAAGGCCTCGTGGTCATACTCGAGGGCCTACCCGCCGGCCTCGAGGTGGCGGAGGAGCAGATCCAGTCCGAGTTGGCGCGCCGGCGGCTCGGGTACGGGCGCGGCCCCAGAATGCGCTTCGAGCAGGACCAGCTGACCCTGATCGGCGGTATCCGCCACGGCCGGACCCTCGGCTCGCCGGTCGCGATAGAGATCGCCAACACCGAATGGCCGAAGTGGCAGGAGGAGATGTCGGCGGCGCCCGGCAGGACCCAGAAGCCGCTCACCCAGCCGAGGCCCGGACACGCCGACCTGCCCGGCATGCAGAAGTACGGCTTCGACGACGCCCGGGACGTCCTGGAGCGTGCCTCTGCCAGGGAGACGGCCGCCCGGGTCGCGGCTGGAGCCATCGCCAAGCTCTTTCTCGACGAGCTCGGCGTCAGGATCGTCAGCCACATCGTGCAGTTGGGCCCGGTCGTATCGAAGTCGACCAAGCGCCCGCTCCCCGAAGATCTGCCCTCGGTCGACGAGTCCCAGGTCCGCTGCTTCGACCCCGAGGCCGAGCAGGCGATGATCTCCGAGATCAAGGCGGCGGCGAAGGTCGGCGACTCGCTCGGCGGTGTCGCAGAGGTGATCGCGTACGGGGCGCCGGTCGGTCTGGGCAGCCATGTCCACTGGGATCGCAAGATCGACGGCCTGCTCGCCCAGGCGCTTCTGAGCATTCAGGCGGTCAAGGGCGTCGAGATCGGCGACGCGACCGAGATAGCCGGCCGGCGCGGGTCGGAGGCCCACGACGCCATCGGCTGGGACACCGGCGAGCGCGATTACCGGCGCGACACCAACCGCAGCGGCGGCATCGAGGGCGGCATGACCAACGGTGAGCCCGTGGTCGCCCGCGTAGCCATGAAGCCGCTTGCGACGTTGAACCGACCGGTGCTCAAGACCGTGGATGTCGAGTCCAAGGAAGAGACCGTGTCCTTCAAGGAACGGACCGACGTGACTGCTGTTCCCGCGATGGGCGTGGTCGCGGAGACCATGATGGCGCTGGTGCTCGCCGGCGAGGCCATGCGCAAGTTCGGCGGCGACTCGATGTCGGAGGTGCTCCGCAACCACGGGTCGTACCTCGACCAAGTCCACCAGTGACCCGCGCCGACGACCGGGTCTTCCTCATCGGGATGATGGGTGTGGGCAAATCGACTGCCGGGCGGTTGCTGGCGGAGACCCTCGGCTGGCCGTACGTGGACACCGACGACGAAGTCCCGCGCCGCGCAGGAAGACCGTTCGAGGAGATCTGGGAGCAAGACGGTGAGCGGGAGTTCCGCCGGCTCGAAACCGAAGCGGTGGCAGAGGTCTCCGCGCGGCCCGGCCCTGCCGTCGTGGCCCTCGGCGGGGGAGCGGTCCTCGACGAGTCCAACCGCCAGACGATCCAGAGGGCCGGCCTCGTCGTGTGGTTGCGCGCCGATCCCGGCACGCTCTTCGGGCGGCTTGGAAAACAGGCGGTCGGCTCCCGCCCTCTCCTCCGTCAGGGACCCGAGGACGCACTGCGGCGCATAAGCCAGGCGCGCGCACCGATCTACGAGAGCATCGCGGACCTGGTGTTCGATGTCGACCGGATGAACCCGCGCGATGTCGCGGACGCCATCGCGGATGCTCTCGAAGGCGAAGCATGCGTGAACTGACGGTCGACCTGGGCGACCGCTCATACCCGGTGCTCGTCGGCGCCGGGGCGCGCCACCGGTTGATCGAGCTGATGCCCCAAGGCGCGCGCCGGGCAGCCGTCGTCACCCAGCAGACGATCCCGTGGCAGGTGGACTCCGGCGTCGAGCAGTGCGTCTTTTTCCTCGATGAGGGGGAAGAGGCCAAGAACCTCGAGTCGGTCGAGCAGCTCTGCCGCGAGTTCTCGCGCTGGGGTCTCACCCGCTCGGATGCGATCGTCGCGGTAGGCGGCGGTGTCGTCACCGACGTCGCCGGCTTCGTGGCCGCGGTCTACCACCGCGGTATCGCGGTCATCCACGTCCCGACCACGCTGCTCGGCCAGGTCGACGCAGCCATCGGGGGCAAGACCGGTGTGAACCTTCCCGAGGGCAAGAACCTCGTCGGCGCCTTCTGGCAGCCCGAAGCGGTGCTCTGCGACACGGAGACTCTCGAGACGCTTCCTCCCCGCGAGTACCGCTCCGGGTTGGGCGAGATGGCCAAGTACGCGTTCCTGGGCGTCGAAGGGTTGCGCGACATGCCACTCGACGAAGCGGTCGCAGCTTGCGTCGCGTGCAAGGCCGAGGTCGTCGCCGGCGACGAGCGCGAATCCGGCCGGCGAGCGCTGCTCAATTACGGACACACGCTCGCGCACGCGATCGAGACCGCCGGCGGCTACGACCTCCGCCACGGTGAGGCTGTCGCCATCGGCCTCCTCTACGCCGCAATCCTCGCGAGGCACCTGGGCAGGATCGGTGACGACCGGGTGCACGAGCACGAGAAGCTCGTCGCTTCCTACGACCTGCCGTCGCGGCTGCCACCCGGCGCCGATCCGGACCAGCTGATCGCGGTCATGGCGCGCGACAAGAAGGCGACGAGCGGCGGCCTCACGTTCGTGCTCGACGGCGCAGCGGGTCTCGAGGTCGTGCGAGGAGTGGGGGAGGGCGCAGTCAGGGCGAGCCTCGAGGAGATCCGATCGTGACCGCGGCCGGGACCAGACCAGTCGTCCTGCTCCTGTCAGGCCCGAACCTGAACCTCCTCGGAGAACGCGAGCCCGACATCTACGGCACTGAGACCCTCGACGATCACGTCAAGGCAGCGGCACAACAAGCCGCCGCCCACGACCTCGACGTCGAGCACCACCAGTCCAATCACGAGGGGGAGCTGGTGGACGTGATCCACGCCGCCAGGGGCAGAGCCGCGGCGATCGTCATCAACGCTGGGGCGTTCACGCACTACGCGTGGTCGTTGCACGACGCGCTCGCGGCGTTCGACGGCCCTGTCATCGAGCTGCACCTGTCGAACCCTGTGAGCCGGGAAGCATGGCGAAGCACCTCCGTCATCGCCCCGGTCGCCACGGGGTCGATCGCCGGCTTCGGAAGTGCCGGCTACCGCCTCGCCATCGAAGCAGTGGCCGGCCTGCTCGGCCGCTAGGACCCTCGCCACGCCGCCGGTACTGTTGCCAGCGTGCTTCCCCCGATGGACCAGGCCGCCCGGCTGCCCCGCCTCCGCGACGCCCTCAAGCGTCCCGACGGCGGCGCTGCACCAATCGACGCTCTCCTCGTCACCAGCCTCACGAACATCAGGTACCTGACCGGCTTCACGGGCTCGGCTGGCATGCTGTTCGTTTTCCCGGGCCGGACCGTGCTGCTCACGGACGGCCGTTACCGGACCCAGGCGGGCGAGCAGCTGGCCGCCGCCGGAGTCGAAGCCGAAATAGCGGTCGCAGCTGCGGCGGCGCAGCACGACACGGCCAGGGAGATCGTCGAGGACCTCCCGGTCCTCGGCCTCGAAGCGGCCCATGTCAGCTGGGCGCGCCAGCGGGCGTTCGCCGAGACCTGGTTCCCCCGCACCGAGTTGGTACCGACCGTCGGGATGGTCGAGAGGCTCAGGAGGGTGAAAGACGCCGGCGAGATCGCGCGCATAGCCGAGGCCTGCCGGATCGCCGACGCCGCGTTGGGCAATTTGAGGGACCGCCTCACGAAGGAGCCCGCGGAAGCCGAGTTCGGGCGGGAGCTGGACTTCGAGATGCGGCGCCTCGGCGCGACGGGCCCGTCTTTCGAGACCATTGTCGCCTCGGGAGCCAATGCCGCCAAGCCTCACCACCGGCCAGACGACACGAGGGTCACCGCCAACGCGCCGGTGGTCATCGACTTCGGCGCCCTCGTCGACGGGTACTGCTCGGACATGACCAGGACTGTATGGACCGGGCGCCTCGACGACCCGACGCTGAGGCGGGCGGTGGAGGTCGTCCTCGCAAGCCAGGCCGCCGGCGTCGCGGCGGTGCGGGCGGGCGTCGCTGCCTCTGACGTCGACAAGGCCTGCCGTGAGGTCATCGCCGATGCAGGCTGGGCAGACGCGTTCGTTCACGGGACCGGCCACGGCGTCGGCCTGGACATCCACGAGGCCCCATCGGTCGCTGCCAGCTCGACCGATACACTTGAGCCCGGCCACGTCGTCACCGTCGAGCCGGGCGTGTACCTGCCGGGGCTCGGAGGGGTCCGGATCGAGGACACCGTCGTCGTGACAGAAGATGGCTGCCGACCCCTCACCAACACACCCAAGGACACGCCCTGATGCCTGCCGTATCCACCAACGACCTGAAGAACGGTATGTCGCTCGACCTGCCCGAAGGCCTGTTCTCGGTCGTCGAGTTCCAGCACGTGAAGCCCGGCAAGGGCGGCGCGTTCGTGCGCACCAAGCTGAAGAACGTCAGGACCGGCGCGGTCATCGAGCGCACCTACCGTGCTGACGAGAAGCTCGAGCAGGCGCACATCGACAAGCGGGAGATGCAGTACCTGTACATGGAGGGTGAGTCGTTTGTGTTCATGGACACCTCCGACTACGAGCAGATGCACGCCTCCAAGGAGAGCCTGGGTTCGTCGGCCAACTACCTCAAGGAAGGGGACTCGGCGATCCTGCAGATGTACTCCGGTGAGATCGTCGGCGTCGACCTTCCCGCAGCGGTCGAGCTGACCGTGACCGAGACCGAACCGGGCCTGCAGGGGGACCGGGTCTCGGGGGCGCGCAAGCCGGCCACCCTGGAGACCGGCATCCAGGTGCAGGTGCCGCTGTTCGTCAACACCGGCGACCGGGTCAAGGTCGACACCCGCTCCGGCGAGTACCTGACCCGCGCCGGCAGCTGAATCGCCGGCAAGCCCCCGTCCGTTGTTCCCACCGACGCGAAGAGAGGCGCGCGAACGCGCGCTTTCCCTCCTGTACGAGGCGGAGTCGAAGCGCGTCGAGCCGGCCGCTGTTCTCGGTGATCTTCCGGTCGACCCGGACCCCTACGTCGCGGATGTGGTCGCCGGCGTCGGCCGCGATCTCGACCGGATAGACCGGCTGATCTCGTCGCACGCCATCGGCTGGGAGCTCGAACGGATGCCGGTCGTCGACAGAGCGCTTCTGCGGATGGCGACATACGAGCTGATCGGCCGGCCCGACGTCCCGACGGCGGTCGTGATATCCGAGGCGGTGGACCTCGCCGCCCAGTACTCCACCGACGACTCCGGCCGTTTCGTCAACGGCGTGCTCGCCGCGATCGCCTCGGAGGTGCGCGAGGAGGCCTGAACCCGGGCTACTATGTGGTCTCGACCCGTGAAGCCGGTCCAGTGAGGCCGGGACGGACGAGGAGGAAATCATTTGGCCGAACGCGAGCGTGCCCTGGCGCCCCCATACGGGGGCGTTTTTGTTGCCCGGACCACGGTCATGAACGCCGAAGAGGTGCGCCGGGCGACGTGGCGGATGGCGCACGAGATCATCGAGCGCGACCACGAGGTCGGCGAGCTGCTCCTCGTCGGGCTGCAGACCGGGGGAGTGTGGCTGGCCTCGAACCTCGCCCGGGTGATCGGAGAGGTCACCGGCCACGACGTGGCGATGGGAACCCTCGACGTCGCGTTCTACCGCGACGACATCGGGCTGCGGCCGGTCCTCCCCGAGGCGACGACCGAGATCCCCGTCGAGCTCACCGGCCGGACGGTGGTGCTCATCGACGACGTGCTCTACACCGGCCGGACCATCAGGGCCGCGCTCAACGCCCTGTCGGACTACGGCAGAGCCCGCGCCGTTCAGCTGGCGGTCATGGTCGACCGGGGGCACAGGGAACTGCCCATCCGGCCTGACTATGTCGGCAAGAACCTGCCCACCCGCCGCGACGAGATGGTGGATGCCACCGAATCGGGTGTCGTCATCGGCGATGTGAGGACACGTTGAACCCGCAGGGCTCACCCAGGAGAGCGCCGGCGGCCCGCCACCTCCTGTCGGTGTCCGACCTCGGCACCGACGGCATCGAGGAAGTGCTCCGCCTCACCGACAGCTTCGTGGAGGTCAGCTCCCGGGCCATACCCCGGGTCCCCGCACTGCGCGGCAAGACCGTGGTGTCGCTGTTCTTCGAGGACTCCACGAGGACACGCCTCAGCTTCGAAACCGCTGCCAAACGACTGTCCGCCGACGTCATGACCTTCTCCGTGTCGAGCTCGTCGGTCAACAAGGGGGAGTCGTTGAGGGACACGGTCGAGACGATCCAGGCGATGGGCGTGGACGCGGTGATCGTGCGCCACCAGGGCGCCGGCGTCCCGTGGCAGGTGGCCCGCTGGGTCGACGGCACGTCGGTGATCAATGCCGGCGACGGCTGGCACGAGCACCCGACCCAGGCGCTTCTCGACTGCTACACCATCCGCAAGGAGCGCAACGAGCGCGGTGCCCCCTCGCCGGGGGAGGGCAGACCGGCTCTGGACGGCCTGCGCATCGCCATCGTGGGCGACATCCGCCACAGCAGGGTCGCCCGCTCGGACGTGCTCGCTTTCAGCGCCCTCGGAGCCCACGTCACCCTTGTGGCACCGCCCACCCTGCTCCCACCCTCTCTCGCCGGATGGCCGGTGGAGATCTCCCACGACCTCGACTCCGTGCTGCCGAAGCTCGATGTCGTCTACGTCCTTCGCATCCAGAAAGAACGCATGACCGAAGCGCTGCTCCCATCCCTGCGCGAGTACACGGCCTACTACGGCCTGACCCGCCGGCGGGCCTCGCTGCTCCCCGAGGGGAGCCTCGTCATGCACCCCGGACCGGTGAACCGCGGTGTCGAGATCGCCGCTGAGGTGGCCGACGATCCGTCGTCGGTCATCACCCGGCAGGTGGCCAACGGGGTCGCGGTGCGCATGGCGGTCCTGTACCTTCTGCTCGGATCGGGGGTGGAGCTTGCCGCCGCGTAACCCTTCCGCGGTCGTCATCAGGGGAGGGACGGTCGTGGACTCGACCGGATCCCGCCCCGCCGACGTGCTGATCCAGGACGGCAAGATCGCCACCGTCGGCTCCAAGGTGAGCTCGGTGCCTGCGGGCACGGTCGTCCTCGACGCCGCCGGCTGCATCGTCGCCCCCGGGCTGGTGGACCTCCACGCCCACTTGCGTGAACCGGGACGCGAGGAAGCCGAGACCGTCGAGACCGGTGCTCGAGCGGCTGCCCTCGGCGGGTATACGGCGGTCGTCGCGATGCCCAACACGGAACCGGCGATCGACTCGGCCGCGGTGGTACGCCAGGTCCTCGACCTCGGCCGGTCCGCCTGCTGCGACGTCCGGGTCGCCGGCGCCATCACGGTCGGCCGGCAGGGGACACGCCTTTCGCCGATGGCGGAGATGGCCGAACTGGGCGTGTCCATCTTCACCGACGACGGCGCCGGCGTGCAGGACGCCCGGTTGATGCGCCGGGCAATGGAGTACGCGTCGGCTCTGGGTGTCACCCTGGCACAACACTGCGAGGACGCCTCCCTGGCCGGCGGCGGCCATATGCACGAGGGTGAGTGGTCGAGCCGCCTGGGCATTCCCGGGCAGCCCGCGGAGGCGGAGGAGCTGATGGTCATGCGCGACCTCGCCCTGGCGCGCCTGACCGGCGCGAAGGTCCACTTCCTGCACCTCTCCACGGCCGGCTCGCTCGCGATGGTGCGCGGTGCGAAGGGATCCGGCCTCGTCGTCACGGCGGAGGTCGCCCCGCACCATTTCACGCTGACCGACGAGGCCGTCCGCACCTACGATCCGTTGTTCAAGGTGAACCCGCCGCTCAGGACGGCCGGGGACGTCGCTGCGGTCAAGGCGGCTCTCGCGGACGGCACAGCGGACGCGATCGCGACCGACCACGCGCCGCACACGCAGGAAACCAAAGAAGCCCCATTCGACCAGGCCCCTCCGGGGATGCTGGGGTTGGAGACCGCGCTCGGGTTGTCGTTGACGGAGCTGGAGATCCCCGTCGAGGGGGTGCTCGCGCTGATGAGCTGGCA
The sequence above is a segment of the Acidimicrobiales bacterium genome. Coding sequences within it:
- the nusB gene encoding transcription antitermination factor NusB translates to MFPPTRREARERALSLLYEAESKRVEPAAVLGDLPVDPDPYVADVVAGVGRDLDRIDRLISSHAIGWELERMPVVDRALLRMATYELIGRPDVPTAVVISEAVDLAAQYSTDDSGRFVNGVLAAIASEVREEA
- the aroB gene encoding 3-dehydroquinate synthase, whose product is MRELTVDLGDRSYPVLVGAGARHRLIELMPQGARRAAVVTQQTIPWQVDSGVEQCVFFLDEGEEAKNLESVEQLCREFSRWGLTRSDAIVAVGGGVVTDVAGFVAAVYHRGIAVIHVPTTLLGQVDAAIGGKTGVNLPEGKNLVGAFWQPEAVLCDTETLETLPPREYRSGLGEMAKYAFLGVEGLRDMPLDEAVAACVACKAEVVAGDERESGRRALLNYGHTLAHAIETAGGYDLRHGEAVAIGLLYAAILARHLGRIGDDRVHEHEKLVASYDLPSRLPPGADPDQLIAVMARDKKATSGGLTFVLDGAAGLEVVRGVGEGAVRASLEEIRS
- a CDS encoding aminopeptidase P family protein, which gives rise to MLPPMDQAARLPRLRDALKRPDGGAAPIDALLVTSLTNIRYLTGFTGSAGMLFVFPGRTVLLTDGRYRTQAGEQLAAAGVEAEIAVAAAAAQHDTAREIVEDLPVLGLEAAHVSWARQRAFAETWFPRTELVPTVGMVERLRRVKDAGEIARIAEACRIADAALGNLRDRLTKEPAEAEFGRELDFEMRRLGATGPSFETIVASGANAAKPHHRPDDTRVTANAPVVIDFGALVDGYCSDMTRTVWTGRLDDPTLRRAVEVVLASQAAGVAAVRAGVAASDVDKACREVIADAGWADAFVHGTGHGVGLDIHEAPSVAASSTDTLEPGHVVTVEPGVYLPGLGGVRIEDTVVVTEDGCRPLTNTPKDTP
- a CDS encoding shikimate kinase; this encodes MTRADDRVFLIGMMGVGKSTAGRLLAETLGWPYVDTDDEVPRRAGRPFEEIWEQDGEREFRRLETEAVAEVSARPGPAVVALGGGAVLDESNRQTIQRAGLVVWLRADPGTLFGRLGKQAVGSRPLLRQGPEDALRRISQARAPIYESIADLVFDVDRMNPRDVADAIADALEGEACVN
- a CDS encoding type II 3-dehydroquinate dehydratase, which codes for MTAAGTRPVVLLLSGPNLNLLGEREPDIYGTETLDDHVKAAAQQAAAHDLDVEHHQSNHEGELVDVIHAARGRAAAIVINAGAFTHYAWSLHDALAAFDGPVIELHLSNPVSREAWRSTSVIAPVATGSIAGFGSAGYRLAIEAVAGLLGR
- the efp gene encoding elongation factor P, producing the protein MPAVSTNDLKNGMSLDLPEGLFSVVEFQHVKPGKGGAFVRTKLKNVRTGAVIERTYRADEKLEQAHIDKREMQYLYMEGESFVFMDTSDYEQMHASKESLGSSANYLKEGDSAILQMYSGEIVGVDLPAAVELTVTETEPGLQGDRVSGARKPATLETGIQVQVPLFVNTGDRVKVDTRSGEYLTRAGS
- a CDS encoding aspartate carbamoyltransferase catalytic subunit produces the protein MNPQGSPRRAPAARHLLSVSDLGTDGIEEVLRLTDSFVEVSSRAIPRVPALRGKTVVSLFFEDSTRTRLSFETAAKRLSADVMTFSVSSSSVNKGESLRDTVETIQAMGVDAVIVRHQGAGVPWQVARWVDGTSVINAGDGWHEHPTQALLDCYTIRKERNERGAPSPGEGRPALDGLRIAIVGDIRHSRVARSDVLAFSALGAHVTLVAPPTLLPPSLAGWPVEISHDLDSVLPKLDVVYVLRIQKERMTEALLPSLREYTAYYGLTRRRASLLPEGSLVMHPGPVNRGVEIAAEVADDPSSVITRQVANGVAVRMAVLYLLLGSGVELAAA
- a CDS encoding dihydroorotase — protein: MDSTGSRPADVLIQDGKIATVGSKVSSVPAGTVVLDAAGCIVAPGLVDLHAHLREPGREEAETVETGARAAALGGYTAVVAMPNTEPAIDSAAVVRQVLDLGRSACCDVRVAGAITVGRQGTRLSPMAEMAELGVSIFTDDGAGVQDARLMRRAMEYASALGVTLAQHCEDASLAGGGHMHEGEWSSRLGIPGQPAEAEELMVMRDLALARLTGAKVHFLHLSTAGSLAMVRGAKGSGLVVTAEVAPHHFTLTDEAVRTYDPLFKVNPPLRTAGDVAAVKAALADGTADAIATDHAPHTQETKEAPFDQAPPGMLGLETALGLSLTELEIPVEGVLALMSWQPAAIAGLSGEHGGPVVVGGPANLCVIDPTEKWVVDPAALASRSRNTPYAGRALVGKVRHTVLRGEPVVIGGEAQR
- the aroC gene encoding chorismate synthase, encoding MLRFLTAGESHGQGLVVILEGLPAGLEVAEEQIQSELARRRLGYGRGPRMRFEQDQLTLIGGIRHGRTLGSPVAIEIANTEWPKWQEEMSAAPGRTQKPLTQPRPGHADLPGMQKYGFDDARDVLERASARETAARVAAGAIAKLFLDELGVRIVSHIVQLGPVVSKSTKRPLPEDLPSVDESQVRCFDPEAEQAMISEIKAAAKVGDSLGGVAEVIAYGAPVGLGSHVHWDRKIDGLLAQALLSIQAVKGVEIGDATEIAGRRGSEAHDAIGWDTGERDYRRDTNRSGGIEGGMTNGEPVVARVAMKPLATLNRPVLKTVDVESKEETVSFKERTDVTAVPAMGVVAETMMALVLAGEAMRKFGGDSMSEVLRNHGSYLDQVHQ
- the pyrR gene encoding bifunctional pyr operon transcriptional regulator/uracil phosphoribosyltransferase PyrR; this translates as MAERERALAPPYGGVFVARTTVMNAEEVRRATWRMAHEIIERDHEVGELLLVGLQTGGVWLASNLARVIGEVTGHDVAMGTLDVAFYRDDIGLRPVLPEATTEIPVELTGRTVVLIDDVLYTGRTIRAALNALSDYGRARAVQLAVMVDRGHRELPIRPDYVGKNLPTRRDEMVDATESGVVIGDVRTR